Genomic DNA from Streptacidiphilus rugosus AM-16:
GCACAGCTGGTGCCCGGGCTGCGCGGATCGGATCGGACGGCCGGTCCCTGCTACATCTCTAACGAGGTGGAGGCCGTGACCGGCCCGATGCCCATTATCAACGCGACCGCCGCGACGCTCCGCACAGCGGTGGAGTCCCTCCTCGACGACCGCGCGCACGGCGCAGGGATTGCTGCGTAATCGCTGGAGTTCGTCCGCACCCACCACGACGGTCGCCGCACGGCGGCGGCTCTGGCGGGCTTGCAGAGGCGAGCCGGATCAGGAGCTTGAGGTCGAGTGGGCGGCTGCCGCCTGCTCGACCTCACCCTGGTGTAGCCAGGCGATGACGTCGAGCACCCGCAGGACGGAGATGTCCTCGCCAATCCCTGCCTTGGCCCGGAGCAGCGCGAGCTGCTCCCGGAAGGCCCCGCCGTCCGCGCGTAGCGCGTCAGCCAGCGAGGACCAGAAGGTGTGGTCGACCCGAGGCCTCCGGAACAGCTTCTTGACGCGGCTGTCGTAGACCGGGATCAGGTGCGGCCGCTTGCGGGCCATGAGCTTGCCCGCTAGAACGGCGACGCGGACGCCGTCCGGGCCGGCCCGGACGACCAGCCGTTCCCACAGCTCCCAGGCGGGACCACCCTTCGCCACCAGCGGGTCGCTGCCGGGGTCTTCCAGTCGGGCGTCGCGGGGGATGGCCGACAGCAGCCGGTTCCAGTGCCCCCCGGGGTCGGCGAGCAGTTCGACCGCCCCGTGCGGGTCCGGCGAGACACTGAGCATAGTGACGGCGACCAGATCGGTCGCGTCGAACCGGTCCGCAGCCTCCGTGCGGTCCCCGCCACCGCCGAGCCGCTCGAAGTGAGCCCCCGACCAGTACAGGTCGCCCCTTGAGCGTCGGTCGGTGAAGTACGACCGCAGCAGTCGCACCGACTCGTTCACGTCCCAGTACACGGCAGGGATGTGAAGCTTCGTCATCTGAGCACCTGCGATTCCGGACGCACCACGGCGCGGATCATTGCCACGAGAGCCGGAGAGCCGGGACTCGGGGTCTGTCGGTTGACTGGCACATATCCCCAACTTGCGTAGAGAGCTTGGACCTTGCCGTCCCCGGCTTTTGGGTTAACGAGGAGCGTGACGCGGGGCTCGGGGCGTCCGGCCAGCAGGGCATCGTGAAGCCGCAACGACGCGCCGGTCTTCCGCCAGGCCGGTCTCACACCGAGCTCCTTGAGCGCGAGTGTGGGGACCTGGTCGAAGCCGGGCGGGAGCGGCTCGTCCATGCGGGTCCACCAGCGGTTCCCGGCCAGGACGGTGTTGCCGTAGGCGTAGCCAACGGGCTCGACGCCGTCGTAGCCGATCACGGCCTCCCATCCGTCCTCGGCGGCGTGGCGGTCCAGGCGCTCGGCGAAGGAGTCCGCGCTGTAGTGGGGCAGGTGGATGAGGTCGTGGCGCACGTCCGCGTACATGTCGAGCATGACTTGCCGGATGCCGGCGAGGCCGGTGTAGCGCTCGACCTGGATGCGGGACGCGGCGGCGGTGCTCATGCTGTCCTTCCGCATGTCACTTCCGGCCCACGAGGATGCCGCCAAGGCACGTGATCCGGAACGAACCCTGCTCGACGATCTCCGCCTCGACCAACTCTCGTGCCCTCGTGAGTGTGGAGGCGAAGGGCACGCCGAGCTGGTCAGCCCAAGCCTCATAGGACGCAAGGTGGGCCACCACTGGTTCGGCATCTGTGACCTTGATCGTGCCTGGTAGCTCCATAACCCGGATGTCCACGAGGCCGCGGCCGAGCAGCTCCGGTGCCTTCTCCAGCGAGAAGCGGGAGCTGAGGGACACCCGAGACGGGCCTTCGGTGATGCCGAGTACATCAGCGGCGGCTTGCTTCCAGAGCTGGTCGAGTTCCTGCTTGTCGGTGTCGCTGTTGGTGGAGGCGATCACGAGTCCGCCGGGTTTGAGGACGCGGGCGAGCTCGCTGATGGCGGTCGGGATGTCGGGCACGTGGTAGAGCATGTGCATCGCCAGAACGGCGTCCACAGAGGCGTCGGCGATGGGGAGTGCCTGGGCGTCGGCGACCACGACGGGGCGTGGGACGTCGGCGAGGATGCCGGCGGAGATGTCCGTCCCGATGACGTGGAGGTCGGGCCGGTCGCGGTGGAGGCGGGTGACGAACTTGCCGTTGCCGCAGCCGATGTCGAGGACGGTGCCTGTGATCTCGGTGAGTTGCTCGACGGCGATGCCGGGCAGGTCGTAGCGCGGCTGCTGCCACTGGTAGATCGACTGCCGTGCGGCCAGGTGCCGGTCGTCGGCGTATGCGCTGGTGGCCAGGCGGGCCTTGTCGGTCACGGCGGCGTCCTGCTGTGCGGTGTTGCTCGTCACGTGCTTGGCTCCGAGGTGGTCGTGAGGGCAGGGCGAGAGCAGGCTTCCTGGACATTCTTACGGAGGCTCAGGAGCGCGGGCGATCCAGCGAAGGGCTGCGAGGCAAGGCTGCTGTTCAAGGCCTGGAGGCGCTTGGCGATGCTGGCGGTGAGACGCTCTGGTCCGGCCTGCATCACGACGTTGAGCGCTTCCTGCGCGCCATCGGTGTCTCGGCTGGCGAGGTGCGCGTTGGCGAGGTCGAGGTGGGCGGCAAGCAGGTCACCGGACGATTGGTCGGCCTCTGGAGCCGCTTGGTAGAGAGCGATGGCCAGATGCGATGCCTCGATCGCTTGGGGTACCCAGCGCGTGCTGTCGAGAGCGAGCAGCGCGGTGCCGGCGTACGCCCACTGCTTGGCCTCGGGGAAGTCGAAGACGCCGGGCAGATCCACGACTGCCGAGCCGGTGCGGGCCTCAGCGGCGGACTCGATGGCGCGGAGGGTTCCGGCCTGGTCGCCGACCGCGGCAGAGGCGCGGGCTTCGAGGCTGAGGAGGCGGGCGCCGATGGTGCCGCCGTCGCTGTACGGCATTCCTGCTCGGGCGAGGTCGGCGGCCCGGGCATAGTCGCGCTGCCAGTAGGCGATCAGTGACTGGATGGAGCGGACCCAGGCGCGTAGCCCGTTGTGGCCGGCGTGTTCGCCGCAGAGCCAGGAGGTGCGAGCGTGAGTGGCGGCGACGGCGTAGTGGCCGAGGTCGAGGGCGATGTGGGTGGCGAGTCCGCTGAGGCGGCCTGCGGCGAGGTAGAGCCGGATGGTCTGCTGCGGGTGCTGGCGGCCCTGGAGCAGGTCGAAGACGCCGCGTCGCAGGGCGCTGATCTCGTGGATCAGGTCGGGGACCGGCTTGCTGACGTACTCCACCGCGAGGCGGGCGATGTCCGCCTCCAACTGCTCCAGCAGGATGTCATCGACATTGGTGCTGCTCGCGAACCGCAGGAACAGCGCTGATTCGGCGGAGTCGGTCGCGATGGCGGCGACCATGTCCCGTGGGCTCGCGGGTCGCCGAGCTTCGGGTAACTGCATGGGAACGGCGATAGGTCGGGCTGCCTCGGTGTCCGTTCCGTCGAGTAGTTCAGCGAGTTGATCGACGGTGACGTCGAGAGTCCCGGCCAGCTTGGGGCGCATCCACGGTTGGGGCGCGGCATGGCCGCTCTCCCACCGCCCGACGGTGGTCCGGTCGACCTCCATTGCCTCGGCCAGCGACTCCTGGGTGTGTCCGACCGCCTTGCGGCGCTCGATGAGCCTGGGCCTCCTGGTCGCCATGCACGTCCTCCTCGGCGAGCTAGGTTCGCCTGGAGCGCGACGTCCCAGCTCAGCGGTCGGTTTGCAGCACGGATGCGTCCTGTGCGCATCAATTCTGCCGTGGTTCTTCGCGCTTGAGCGCGGTTTGGTGAAGACACCCCGGGAGCGCCCGGAGCGAGAGAAGGCCGGCGGAAGTCGGTGCACGCTCCTCCTCGAAAGGCCAGCCAGCCATGTCCGTTCTTGCCCCTCCGCCGAGCCAGCTCGGTCCGGGCTTCCGCGTGGAGCCCGCCGCAGACGCGGTGTCCGCTGCACGCCGGGTGATCTCGGACCTGGTGATCGAGCGGGAGCTGCCGCTGACCGATGCCGCCCGCCGAGACGTGGCCCTGCTCTCGGCGGAGGTCATCACCAACGCCGCCCGGCACACGGGTGCTGCCTGCGTGGTGCTGGTCCTGTGGACGGGTGAGCGCCTGCGCGTCGAGGTCACCGACACCGACCCCGAACTGCCCACACCGAGGGGCTTCGACCCCACCGTGCCGCACGGTCGCGGTCTGCTCCTGGTGGCGGCCCTCGCCGCCGACTGGGGAGCCGAACCCGACCCCGCCGGCAAGCGGGTCTGGTTCGAGGTCGGCCCAGACTCGCGCCTCGACGGCGAGGAACGGCTCACCGCACTCGTGCGCGTGGCCGCGCCGATGGCCGCCGGCTTCACCCCGAAAGGCAGCACCTGACCCCAGCTCCTGGCCCGGTCGCGACGCGGGCCAGGGAATGGAGCCCGGCCCCGGCCTGGGTTCCCGCACCACGCGGTGGCTCCCGGTTTCACGCTCCCCCGCGACGGGGCCGCCGCACACAACCCGATGGACCAGGCAACCGGCCCGGTCCGCACTTCTCACGCAGGAGGTCTGCGATGCACGAGCACCTCACCAGCGCCACCGAGCAGGAGAACGACGGCCTGCTCATCGCCCGCACCAAGGTCGCCGCCGCCCGCTCGCGTGCGGCCATGCAGGAGTCCGACGGCGGCTCCACCGGCGTCAGCGACAGCAACGACTGACGGCTGATCCGATGACCACCGAGCCCTTCTCGGTGGCCCAACGCCTGGGCGGGGACGACTTCCTCGCCCAGGCGTTCGGCCGCACCTACCTGGTCGCACGCGGCGAAGCCGCGTCCGTCGCCGGGCTGATCAGCTGGGACGACCTGAACTCGATCCTGGCCCGGCACCGGCTCGACGCCCCACGGTTCCGCCTCGCCGCCGACGGCGAACCCGTCCCCAGCTACCGCTACACCCAGCCCGTCGTCACCCGCCGAAGCACCGTCTGGCAGCGCCTCCAGCCCGACGCCCTGCACCAGCAACTGGCCGCCGGAGCAACTCTGGTACTGGACGCCGTCGATGAGCTCCACCCTGGCCTGCATCACCTCGCCGCCCAGCTGGAGCGCTGGCTGCGTACCTCCTGCCAGATCAACCTCTATGCCTCCTGGACCGGCACCGAGGGCTTCGGTACCCACTGGGACGACCACGACGTGGTCGTCGTCCAGCTCGACGGCGCCAAGCGCTGGCGTCTGTACGGCCCCACCCGCACCGCCCCCATGCACCGCGACGTCGAGGCACCCGAGCCCCCGCCAAGCGAACCGGTCGCGGACCTGGTCCTGGCCGCCGGAGACGTCCTCTACCTGCCGCGCGGCTGGTGGCACGCGGTGGCTGCGTCCGAGGGTCAGCACTCCCTCCACGTCACCTGTGGCCTGCAGTCCCACAGCGGCGCCGATCTGATCACCTGGCTGTCCGAGACGCTGCGCGCCCACGAGGGAGTCCGCGCCGAGGTGCCACGACTTGCCGGTGACGCCGACCAACGCGCCTTCGTCGACGAGCTGCGCAAGCTGCTCCTGGAGGAGCTGGACAGCCCCGACCTCGTCGCCCGCTTCGCAGCAGCCCGGGATGCGACGGAGTCCCCACGACTCGCCCCCTCTCTTCCCTTCGTCAATGGCGTCCCGCCACAGCCGGACCTGTTGGTCCGCTTGCTGCCCTCGCGCCCGGCTCTGTCCACGGACAGCGATGGGAATGTCCACCTGGTCGCCGGGGGAGAGGACTGGACGTTGGCTGCCCCCGTGCTGCCGCTCCTGGAGCAACTCGCCGACGGCGGTCAGCACCGCCTTGCTCTTCTGGCCGACCGCGCAGGCCTCACCCTCACCCAGGCGGCCTCCGTGGTCACCGAGCTGGTCAACGGCAACGCCGCCGCCCTCGGGGGTAACCGGTGAGAACCCGCATGGGGCTGGGCACCTACCGCTGCCCGACGTCCGCCGGGCCGCCGCGATGGCGGCCCGGTGCGGCGCCGACTGGCTCGACACCGCCCCCAACTACGCCGCAGGCCAGGCCGAGACAGCCCTCGCTCCCGTCCTCGCCCGGCACTCCCGTGTCCAGGTCTCTACCAAGGTCGGCTTCATCGCCGAAACCGACCGGCCCGCCGCCGTCGCGGCCGGCGTCCTCACTGAGGCAGAAGCCACGGAAGGTCACAGCCTCAAGCCCGAGTACCTGCGCTGGCAGATCGCGCGCAGCCGCCACCACCTGGGCCGGATGCCCGACCTCGTCTTCCTCCACAACCCCGAGCACCACTGCCCATCCGAGCACGTCAACGAGCTGCTGTACACGGCGTTCACCGTGCTGGAGGAAGCCTGCGCCGACGGCCAACTGCGTGCCTACGGCATCGCCACCTGGAGCGGCTTCAGCAGCGGCCTGTTCGACATCCCCACTCTCCTGGGCGCCGCCTTTCGCGCCGGAGGAGCCGACCACCGACTGCGCGCCGTCCAATTCCCGCTCTCCATCGTGCGCCTCGCCCCCATAGCCCAAGTGCTCGAAGGACGCGGCGTCCTCGCGGACGCCCGAGCAGCGGGCCTGGCGGTCTTCGCCTCCGCGCCGCTGCACGGCGGCCAGGTCCCCGAGCTGTTCACCCCGGAACTCATCGACCTGATCGCGCCGGGAAGCACCCCGGCCCAAGCAGCGCTCGCCCTGGTTGGGTCAGCGCCGGGCGTGCGCCGGGTCCTCATCAGCACCGGTAGCCAGGAACACTGGAATCAGGCCGTAACCGCGCTCGACGGCCCTGTGTTGAGCAGGGACCAACTCCAGAGGATCACGGATGTACTCGGAACCTGACCCCGCAACCGCCGACCGTATGCGCAAAGCCCACGCCAACGCCACGCGGGCCTTCAGAGCCCGCGTCGTAGGCGAGGGCGAATCATGGGGCTGGCGCGGACGCACCCTCAGCAGGCGCGTCACCACCGAGGACGGTGAGCGCTGGCTCCGCCTGGTCTCGGCGCCGGCCGACAGGGCAGGCGGCAAGCTCTGGGAGGGCCCCACCGAGGCAGAACTCGCGGTGCCCGCGAGCGTCCCCCGCCCTCGATTGCGTGCCTCCTCCAGCTGGACGGACGACGAGGACGCCTACCTGGCCGAGCTCTACGACGTGGTCACCGACACGACGATCACCACGGACAGCCCCGTCCTGCGCTCTGCTCCGCGCCTCTCGGGACAGTGGTGGCTCGGGCTGGTGATCGCGCTCGACGCGGTCGGTGACGTCCCCACCACCCGAGTCGCCCTGCGACAGGAGTACCTGGAGCGGGCCATGCCGGAGTACCTGGGCTTCACGCCCAGCCAGGACGGAGTCGTCTGGGCCACGGCTCACGGTGACCTGCACTGGGCCAACCTCACCGCGCCAGGACTTCACGTGCTCGACTGGGAGGGATGGGGCCTGGCACCAGCAGGCTACGACGCTGCCATGCTCCACAGCTACAGCCTCCTGGTGCCCGACGTCGCGGCGGCCGTCCGGCACCACCTGTCCGACCAGCTCAACACGCCCTCGGGCCGCTTCGCCGAACTCGCGGTGATCACCCAGCTCCTGCAGACCAACAGCCGAGGTGACAACCTCGACCTCGCCGAGCCCCTCCGGGCCCGGCTGGCGATCCTGCGAAAGGAAGAGGATGTCGCGCTGGGGTAACCGTGTCCAGCCTGCTGTTCGGCCAGACCGAACGTGCACGTACTCTCTCGGGCATGCGCCACCAGCACCACCCGGCTCAGCCCGTCACCGCGGGCCTGCGCCCGTCCATATGTAAGACCGACTTGGATGCGGTGCTCGCGGCGGGCTGGGTTGACCTTGGTCACCTCGCTCCTGGCGAGCGGCGCTTGGCCTCGCGTTTTTACGAGACGGCCGCTGTCGACCGGGCGCGTCTCCGGGCCGTGCAGGAGGTCGCGCGCTCGTCATGCGAGGAGTGGACGGGGAGTCGCCCGCATCCGATGGGGTCTTCGTACGCGGGTACAGCGCTCGGGCGCTCGGATATCGACCTGTATGCCCCGATGCCCGAGCGCTGCGGGAGTCTGGGGGAGCTGGAGACGTTGCTGGCGGGGAGGGCGGTCTACCGCAAGACCCGCCCGGGGCCGACTGGTGAGGACCGGCATCTGTTCAGCTACCACGAGGGCGGAACCAGGGTAGACCTCAACTTCGTTCCGCCCTCCGACTACCGGCTCGCGCTGGCGGTCGTCCACGAGATCCGCAGGGGCCTGACCCGCGAGGACCGCGTCGCGCAGACCTGGGTCAAGCACCTGCTCCAGGAGCGCGCGGCCGACGACAGCTACGACGCTTGGAAGACCGCCATGCGTCTGCGGTCCTCGGCGACGCTTCGGGCGCTGATGGCGACCGGCGCTGCTGACAGCCCGGGGTGGCTCCAGGACTGCGCTCCCCTTGGTTGTGGGTGAGTTGCCGGGGCTCGGCGGGCACCGCTGTTGGAGGGGCTTGGGGGTGGGAGCGAAAACACTCGTTGCACCCGTCGCACCGCAGGTCAGGTGGAGTACGGGTATCGAATCTGGGACGGGTGCAGCCGTCCCAGACCCGTCCGCCATGGTCGACACATGGACTGGTCGGCGGGCGCGGCACGTCAGCAGCGGCGGACCAGGAACACGCCGCGGCCCCACATCGCTCGGGTTGAGCGATGCGGGGCCGCCGTCGGCGGTGCGGCTCACGTTGGCGGCTACTCGTAGCGGAACTGGTCGTAGAGGTCGCCGAGGCGGTCGAGTTCGGCGCGGTCCTTGGCGCTCAGCCGGGACTCGACGAGGTCCAGGTCCGGCTTGCCGCCGTTGTTGCGCAGGTCGTCCGCGGTGATGTGACGGATGAGGATTTCCGCGATCTTGAGACTGATCTGCTCCTTGGTGCGGGTCTGCGCGCCACGGGTGTAGTCCTTGCGGATGCGGCGACCGCCAACGACGTCGGAGAGGTAGTCGTACTCGGCGCAGTCCTCGGCCGTCATGCGGGAGCGCATC
This window encodes:
- a CDS encoding cupin domain-containing protein, yielding MTTEPFSVAQRLGGDDFLAQAFGRTYLVARGEAASVAGLISWDDLNSILARHRLDAPRFRLAADGEPVPSYRYTQPVVTRRSTVWQRLQPDALHQQLAAGATLVLDAVDELHPGLHHLAAQLERWLRTSCQINLYASWTGTEGFGTHWDDHDVVVVQLDGAKRWRLYGPTRTAPMHRDVEAPEPPPSEPVADLVLAAGDVLYLPRGWWHAVAASEGQHSLHVTCGLQSHSGADLITWLSETLRAHEGVRAEVPRLAGDADQRAFVDELRKLLLEELDSPDLVARFAAARDATESPRLAPSLPFVNGVPPQPDLLVRLLPSRPALSTDSDGNVHLVAGGEDWTLAAPVLPLLEQLADGGQHRLALLADRAGLTLTQAASVVTELVNGNAAALGGNR
- a CDS encoding helix-turn-helix domain-containing protein, whose amino-acid sequence is MATRRPRLIERRKAVGHTQESLAEAMEVDRTTVGRWESGHAAPQPWMRPKLAGTLDVTVDQLAELLDGTDTEAARPIAVPMQLPEARRPASPRDMVAAIATDSAESALFLRFASSTNVDDILLEQLEADIARLAVEYVSKPVPDLIHEISALRRGVFDLLQGRQHPQQTIRLYLAAGRLSGLATHIALDLGHYAVAATHARTSWLCGEHAGHNGLRAWVRSIQSLIAYWQRDYARAADLARAGMPYSDGGTIGARLLSLEARASAAVGDQAGTLRAIESAAEARTGSAVVDLPGVFDFPEAKQWAYAGTALLALDSTRWVPQAIEASHLAIALYQAAPEADQSSGDLLAAHLDLANAHLASRDTDGAQEALNVVMQAGPERLTASIAKRLQALNSSLASQPFAGSPALLSLRKNVQEACSRPALTTTSEPST
- a CDS encoding aldo/keto reductase, translating into MAARCGADWLDTAPNYAAGQAETALAPVLARHSRVQVSTKVGFIAETDRPAAVAAGVLTEAEATEGHSLKPEYLRWQIARSRHHLGRMPDLVFLHNPEHHCPSEHVNELLYTAFTVLEEACADGQLRAYGIATWSGFSSGLFDIPTLLGAAFRAGGADHRLRAVQFPLSIVRLAPIAQVLEGRGVLADARAAGLAVFASAPLHGGQVPELFTPELIDLIAPGSTPAQAALALVGSAPGVRRVLISTGSQEHWNQAVTALDGPVLSRDQLQRITDVLGT
- a CDS encoding DUF6308 family protein yields the protein MTKLHIPAVYWDVNESVRLLRSYFTDRRSRGDLYWSGAHFERLGGGGDRTEAADRFDATDLVAVTMLSVSPDPHGAVELLADPGGHWNRLLSAIPRDARLEDPGSDPLVAKGGPAWELWERLVVRAGPDGVRVAVLAGKLMARKRPHLIPVYDSRVKKLFRRPRVDHTFWSSLADALRADGGAFREQLALLRAKAGIGEDISVLRVLDVIAWLHQGEVEQAAAAHSTSSS
- a CDS encoding N-acetyltransferase, with amino-acid sequence MSTAAASRIQVERYTGLAGIRQVMLDMYADVRHDLIHLPHYSADSFAERLDRHAAEDGWEAVIGYDGVEPVGYAYGNTVLAGNRWWTRMDEPLPPGFDQVPTLALKELGVRPAWRKTGASLRLHDALLAGRPEPRVTLLVNPKAGDGKVQALYASWGYVPVNRQTPSPGSPALVAMIRAVVRPESQVLR
- a CDS encoding class I SAM-dependent methyltransferase, yielding MTSNTAQQDAAVTDKARLATSAYADDRHLAARQSIYQWQQPRYDLPGIAVEQLTEITGTVLDIGCGNGKFVTRLHRDRPDLHVIGTDISAGILADVPRPVVVADAQALPIADASVDAVLAMHMLYHVPDIPTAISELARVLKPGGLVIASTNSDTDKQELDQLWKQAAADVLGITEGPSRVSLSSRFSLEKAPELLGRGLVDIRVMELPGTIKVTDAEPVVAHLASYEAWADQLGVPFASTLTRARELVEAEIVEQGSFRITCLGGILVGRK
- a CDS encoding ATP-binding protein; its protein translation is MSVLAPPPSQLGPGFRVEPAADAVSAARRVISDLVIERELPLTDAARRDVALLSAEVITNAARHTGAACVVLVLWTGERLRVEVTDTDPELPTPRGFDPTVPHGRGLLLVAALAADWGAEPDPAGKRVWFEVGPDSRLDGEERLTALVRVAAPMAAGFTPKGST